GAGGCCGGGTTGACCCGGCTCTGCACGAAGGTGATGCGGACGCCCTTCTGGTTGCAGGCGTCGTTGGCCTCCAGCTCGGCCGTGGTGCAGTCACCGGTCGCCGGGTCCGGGTCGTCCTCCCGGCCCGGGTCCCAGCCGTCGTACGAGGCGAACAGCTGGATGTTCCCGGCCGTGCCCCACAACTCGTCGTCCTGGGCGTCGGAGACGCCCGAGAAGCCCTGGGGGACCCACTCCTGCGAGGTGGAGTCGTCGCTCTGGAGGCAGTACTTGATGTCGGGATCCGGGGCGGTGCCGAACGGGTCGCGGGAGCACCACGGCGTCACGGTGCGGTTGGCCCCGGCCAGGAGGTTCTGCACACCCGACTTGGGGAGGACCGAGTCGAGGCGGGTGACCCGGGAGGTGGTCTCGGCGTTCAGCGCGCCGGGCGACAGGGTGAAGTCACCGGGCGAGGCTTCGCCGCCGGGCGAGGTCCAGCCGGTGGCCGCGAAGGGGGAGGGGGCGGACTCGGCCGCGAGGGGCTCCTGGACCGTGGGGTCCGATGCGTCCCGCGGAACGACCTCGGCCTGGGCGGGAGCCACAAGACCGGTGAACGCGAGCGAGGCCGCGGCGGCTGCGGTGAGCCAGGCGCGGCGTATTCGCCTTGAGGGCATGGGTGAGTGCCTCCGGTTGATGAAGCGTCAGACAGATCGAACGGAGGCTTCCAGAACGCCCGAGCGCAACGCAAACCTGCCAGAGATGTCGGCAACACCCTTTTTCGGGCGGGCGGTTGATCCCGTACGCCCGCATTGCACCACCGGAGTGGACACGGGCCGGGACGCCGACCCGGCCGGGATCGATGGCCACGGCGGCGCTTCGGTGCAAGACCTGCCGCCGATCCGCACACGATGCACACCGGGGGAGTGACCCGACGGAGAGCCGAACAGCCCTGTCGGTGGCGGGCGGTAGCTTCAACGGCATGGGATTCACGAGTGCGTGGGGGATCAGCGGTCACACCGATGAGGTCATCGCCGGCCTCTCCGCGACCCTGCTGCCGGCGATGCGGGCGGACCGGGCTCACCCGGAGGCCGAGCGGCGCCGGCGGGAATGGCAGCGGGAACCGCTCCCTGACTACCGGACCTGGTACGCCTTGGGTCGCGGTGACGGTGACAGGCGAGCCGATCCCGACGCCATCGAGTCGTTCCGCGAACTCACGGCACCCGGGGGGCGCGTCGACGATGTCTGCGGCGGGATGGCCGATCCCTCCTTCCACGTGCTGGACGACGTGTGGGAGGGGCAGGACGAGGAGAGCATGTTCATCTCCGTGCACAGCAAGGAGTACGCGGTCTCGTCCCTGTTCCACGCCATCGGCCCGGTGCGCGCGGCGCTGCTGCCGGGCTGGTGCGGCACCTTCCTGCTCACGTCCGCGGAGGTGCGCGAGAGCCTGCCGCTCGTCGAGCGTGCGTTGACCTTCACCCCGGCCGAGCGCGCGGCCGCCGAGGACCAGGACTGGTTGTCCTACGGCGAGCGGGAGGAGAGCGTGCTGAACGGGCCGCTGCGTATCTGGCGTACCGCCGCTCGTCAGGGCTTGGGCCTGTGCGGTGTGTCTGTGCACCTCTGCTGACGGTGCGCCGGCCGGACGGCGGCCGGGGCGATCGCGCGGAGATCCGAAATCAATACTGGAGGAAGTTATTTAATTGCTCTATGTTACTCGCGTGTTAAGTCATCGCTCGCGGCCTCTGGTCACCGCACCCGCCGAGACCGCGGTCCTCGCCCTGCTCCTCGCGGAGGGCCCCCTCAGCAGAGTGGAACTGGCCCGGCGGACCGGTCTCTCCTCGACCGCGGTCACCAAGGCGGCCAGGCCGCTGATCGACGACGGCTATCTGTACGAACTCCCGCCGGAGCGCACCGCGCCCGGCGCCGGCCGGCCGGTCAACCCCCTTGCCGTCGCCGCCGACCGCGAGTACTTCATCGGCCTGAAGATCAGCCCCGACCAGGTCTTCGGCGCCGTCTGCGATCTGCGGGCCGGGATCCGGGCCACCGCGGCCCGCCCGCTCGACGACTGCACCCCCGCGGCCGCCGCCGCCCTCACGGCCGAGCTCGTCGACGAACTCCTCGACGCCGAACCCGAGTTCCGGGCCCGCACCCGCCACCTGGGCGTGGCGATGAACGGGGACGTGGACCGGGACAGCGGCCGGCTCCGCCACTCCGGACTCCTCGGCTGGCGCGACGTCCCGCTCGCCGAACTGCTCACCGCCGCCACCGGCCTGGCCGTCACCGTCGAGAACGACGTCAGGGCTCTGACCGTCGCGGAGCACTGGTTCGG
This is a stretch of genomic DNA from Streptomyces sp. R44. It encodes these proteins:
- a CDS encoding ROK family protein, yielding MLSHRSRPLVTAPAETAVLALLLAEGPLSRVELARRTGLSSTAVTKAARPLIDDGYLYELPPERTAPGAGRPVNPLAVAADREYFIGLKISPDQVFGAVCDLRAGIRATAARPLDDCTPAAAAALTAELVDELLDAEPEFRARTRHLGVAMNGDVDRDSGRLRHSGLLGWRDVPLAELLTAATGLAVTVENDVRALTVAEHWFGEGIGTEYFALVTIGAGIGSALVVNGQLLRGAYGVAGEVGHLCVDPAGPRCRCGAHGCVEALASTDAILTTVRHATTHPHLTFGEVADLAREGHPAAREAFARAGHAIGLGISALVNLVGPERVVISGEGVDAYDLLGRHIQDAYAAHALGAASRCPLSLRPLPWQEWARGGAAVAIQALFPQYAATTTTGAG